In Thermovirga sp., the following are encoded in one genomic region:
- a CDS encoding TRAP transporter large permease produces the protein MLIVFLVLMVLGLPLFLSLLSAALVGILILGDLSLLRVMSQQFFGGMDSFTLMAIPFFILAGILMNRSGLTDRLLDFCRLLVGSVRGGLGYVNVVGSIILAGVNGSAVADASALGSILIPAMVKDGFSPAYSAGLTAGSALIGPIIPPSIFMIIYATMTNTSIGGLFAAGILPGLVLGGAFMIMNYFYSLKYHVPVADFTDVRKRKKEILARSMVALLAPVIILGGIITGIVTPTESGALAVAYCLATGVFYTRQLTWKVLGESLYETVRLTSSIFLIMGAATVIGWLLKWEQIPQRFATLVLQAGLVDKPSLLMVVLSAVIFPIGMFMEEVSTLTLLTPIFTPIAMKASIDPFQFGVVMTLNVTIALITPPMGACNYVVAAVGKVKLTDVFVHIWPFIGVALIVLMVVITFPFLTTLIPGIMKL, from the coding sequence CTGTTAAGAGTGATGAGCCAGCAGTTTTTCGGTGGGATGGATTCCTTCACCCTCATGGCCATCCCCTTCTTCATCCTGGCTGGGATCCTGATGAACCGATCGGGATTGACCGACCGCCTGCTCGACTTCTGTCGCCTCCTGGTCGGCTCCGTACGGGGTGGACTTGGATATGTAAACGTGGTGGGAAGCATCATCCTCGCGGGGGTTAACGGTTCCGCCGTGGCCGACGCTTCGGCCCTGGGTTCGATCCTTATTCCCGCCATGGTCAAAGATGGCTTCTCCCCCGCCTATTCGGCAGGTCTCACCGCGGGAAGCGCCCTTATCGGACCGATCATACCCCCGAGCATCTTCATGATCATTTACGCCACCATGACCAACACGTCCATCGGGGGACTTTTCGCCGCGGGAATACTCCCGGGGTTGGTCCTTGGAGGAGCCTTCATGATCATGAACTATTTTTATTCCCTCAAGTACCACGTCCCCGTCGCCGACTTCACCGATGTTCGCAAACGAAAAAAGGAGATCCTGGCCAGATCGATGGTGGCCCTTCTCGCCCCGGTGATCATCCTCGGAGGGATCATCACCGGGATAGTGACGCCGACGGAATCCGGTGCCCTGGCGGTGGCCTACTGCCTTGCGACGGGTGTTTTTTATACCAGGCAACTGACGTGGAAAGTCCTTGGGGAATCCCTTTACGAAACGGTCCGTCTTACCAGTTCGATATTCCTCATCATGGGAGCCGCTACGGTTATAGGCTGGCTCCTGAAATGGGAACAGATCCCCCAGCGCTTCGCCACCCTGGTGCTTCAAGCGGGCCTTGTGGACAAACCCTCGCTCCTCATGGTGGTGCTGAGCGCGGTGATATTCCCTATCGGGATGTTCATGGAGGAAGTATCCACTCTTACCCTTCTTACCCCCATTTTCACGCCCATTGCCATGAAAGCCAGTATCGACCCCTTTCAGTTCGGCGTGGTGATGACATTGAACGTGACCATAGCTCTTATCACGCCCCCGATGGGCGCCTGCAACTATGTCGTGGCGGCGGTCGGGAAGGTGAAGCTTACCGACGTTTTTGTCCACATCTGGCCTTTCATAGGCGTGGCGCTCATTGTTTTGATGGTGGTCATAACCTTCCCCTTCCTGACCACCTTGATCCCGGGGATCATGAAACTCTAG